From Vogesella sp. XCS3, the proteins below share one genomic window:
- the arsJ gene encoding organoarsenical effux MFS transporter ArsJ has protein sequence MQALSTLSPAIRQYLLVTANYWAFTLTDGALRMLVVLHFHQLGYAPLQIAALFLFYEVFGVVTNLVGGYLGARLGLNRTMNLGLALQVLALLMLAAPAAVLTVPYVMASQALSGIAKDLNKMSAKSSIKLLVPDGEQGTLYRWVALLTGSKNALKGVGFFLGGALLATLGFGDAVLGMAALLAAIWLFSLWQLRPDLGMAKAKPKFRELLSKSPAINRLSAARLFLFGARDVWFVVALPVYLGNVFGWDVWQVGGFLAAWVIGYGVVQTLAPAITGKKQGRVPDGRSAFAWAAMLAGLPAAMALGLAAGWPAGWVVLGGLALFGVLFAVNSSLHSYLIVSYAKADGVSLDVGFYYMSNAMGRLIGTVLSGWVYQQYGLAACLWLSTVFITVAALVSLALPQHAANPARENA, from the coding sequence ATGCAGGCGCTTTCCACGCTATCGCCGGCCATCCGCCAGTACCTGCTGGTGACGGCCAACTACTGGGCGTTCACCCTTACCGACGGCGCGCTGCGCATGCTGGTGGTGCTGCACTTTCACCAGCTGGGCTACGCCCCGTTGCAGATTGCCGCGCTGTTCCTGTTTTACGAGGTGTTCGGCGTGGTCACCAACCTGGTGGGCGGCTATCTGGGCGCGCGGCTGGGGCTGAACCGCACCATGAACCTGGGTCTGGCGCTGCAGGTGCTGGCGTTGCTGATGTTGGCCGCACCGGCCGCCGTGCTCACCGTACCGTACGTGATGGCCAGCCAGGCACTGTCCGGCATTGCCAAAGACCTGAACAAGATGTCTGCCAAAAGCAGCATCAAGCTGCTGGTGCCGGACGGCGAGCAGGGCACGCTGTACCGCTGGGTGGCGCTGCTGACCGGCTCCAAGAACGCGTTGAAAGGCGTGGGCTTCTTTCTGGGCGGTGCCTTGCTGGCTACGCTGGGCTTTGGCGACGCGGTGCTGGGCATGGCGGCGCTATTGGCGGCGATCTGGCTGTTCAGCCTGTGGCAGCTGCGGCCCGACCTGGGCATGGCCAAGGCCAAGCCGAAGTTTCGCGAGCTGCTGTCCAAAAGCCCGGCCATCAACCGGCTGTCGGCGGCGCGGCTATTCCTGTTTGGCGCGCGCGACGTATGGTTTGTGGTGGCGCTGCCGGTGTACCTCGGCAACGTGTTTGGCTGGGATGTCTGGCAGGTAGGCGGCTTTCTGGCGGCGTGGGTTATCGGCTACGGCGTGGTGCAAACGCTGGCACCAGCCATTACCGGCAAAAAGCAGGGCAGGGTGCCGGATGGGCGCAGCGCTTTTGCATGGGCTGCCATGCTGGCCGGCCTGCCCGCTGCCATGGCCTTAGGGTTGGCCGCAGGCTGGCCTGCTGGCTGGGTGGTACTGGGCGGGCTGGCGCTGTTTGGCGTGCTGTTTGCGGTGAACTCCTCGCTGCATAGCTACCTGATTGTCAGCTATGCCAAGGCCGACGGCGTGTCGCTGGACGTGGGCTTTTACTATATGTCCAACGCCATGGGCCGGCTGATCGGCACCGTGCTGTCCGGCTGGGTGTACCAGCAATACGGCCTGGCCGCCTGCCTGTGGCTATCTACTGTGTTTATTACCGTGGCCGCGCTGGTGTCGCTGGCCCTGCCGCAGCACGCGGCCAACCCTGCCCGAGAAAACGCATGA
- a CDS encoding tyrosine-protein phosphatase — MTHPFDTLAIPAVDGCLLLTPCPGTQAVSLSQALHTLQQAGASGVISLMPAAELQQNGADDIGAACGQLGLAWFHLPVADERAPLADFDSAWQAAAPDLLARLRAGQCLAIHCKGGSGRTGLVAARILIALGVPRSAAIAQVQALRPKAIQHPVHQAWIGQYDAV; from the coding sequence ATGACCCACCCTTTCGATACGCTGGCCATCCCTGCTGTGGATGGCTGTTTACTGCTGACACCGTGCCCCGGTACCCAGGCTGTTAGCCTGAGCCAGGCGCTGCATACCCTGCAGCAGGCCGGTGCCAGCGGTGTCATCAGCCTGATGCCGGCTGCCGAGCTACAGCAGAACGGCGCCGATGATATAGGCGCTGCGTGTGGCCAACTGGGCCTGGCCTGGTTTCACCTGCCGGTAGCGGACGAGCGCGCACCGCTGGCGGATTTCGATAGTGCCTGGCAAGCCGCCGCGCCCGATCTGCTGGCGCGGCTGCGGGCTGGCCAGTGCCTGGCCATTCATTGCAAGGGCGGGTCTGGCCGTACCGGCCTGGTCGCTGCCCGCATCCTGATTGCTCTGGGTGTGCCGCGCAGCGCTGCCATCGCGCAGGTACAGGCGCTGCGCCCCAAGGCCATACAGCACCCGGTGCACCAGGCCTGGATTGGCCAGTACGACGCCGTTTAA
- a CDS encoding arsenate reductase ArsC — protein sequence MRDRVYNVLFICSGNSARSIMAEAILNQLGEGRFRAFSAGSHPRGFVHPQTLATLQQHQHDAASARCKSWDEFAGPDAPAMDFVFTVCDAAAGEACPAWLGQPMTAHWGFADPAAVSGDEATQHKAFVRTYRDITTRLRLFLSLPLHKLDRLALQHAVQNIGRPDALSGESQA from the coding sequence ATGCGCGACCGGGTCTACAACGTGCTGTTCATCTGCAGTGGCAACAGTGCCCGCAGCATCATGGCCGAAGCCATCCTCAACCAGCTGGGCGAAGGCCGCTTCCGTGCGTTTAGTGCGGGCAGCCACCCGCGCGGCTTTGTGCACCCGCAAACGCTGGCCACGCTGCAGCAGCACCAGCACGACGCTGCCAGCGCGCGCTGCAAGAGCTGGGACGAGTTTGCCGGCCCCGATGCGCCGGCAATGGATTTTGTGTTTACCGTGTGCGACGCCGCAGCCGGTGAGGCCTGCCCGGCCTGGCTCGGCCAGCCGATGACGGCGCACTGGGGCTTTGCCGACCCGGCTGCGGTAAGTGGCGACGAAGCCACGCAGCACAAGGCCTTTGTGCGTACCTACCGTGACATCACCACCCGCTTGCGCCTGTTCCTCAGCCTGCCCCTGCACAAGCTGGACCGCCTGGCGCTGCAGCATGCGGTGCAGAACATTGGCCGGCCAGATGCGCTGAGCGGCGAGTCGCAGGCATGA
- a CDS encoding cytochrome ubiquinol oxidase subunit I: MDSLDPVILARIQFAANITFHILFPTISIAMGWVLLYFKARFNRSGDEAWMDAYGFWVKIFALTFALGVVSGITMSFQFGTNWPGFMQHVGNVAGPLLAYEVLTAFFLEATFLGIMLFGRAKVSNRVHTLATFLVAFGTTVSAFWIIVLNSWMQTPAGVEVIAGKVHVQSWLAVIFNPSMPYRLTHMLLASGLTVAFLVAGVSAYRWLRGDRAAAVAHTLKTGVSLAALLIPLQVLVGDMHGLNTFQHQPAKLAAIEGVWHTERGAPLLLFALPDEATQSNRFEVGIPKLASLIITHHPDGEIRGLNEFPNAHPPVAKVFWSFRVMVGVGMLMLAVSWLAWWQLRRGQLAPWLQRGLVAMTFSGWVATVAGWYVTEIGRQPWLVTGILRTADAASSVGSGMILSTLLMYLALYAVLLASYVSVVFYLARKAAPAANLEGAQP; this comes from the coding sequence ATGGACAGCCTGGACCCGGTCATCCTGGCTCGCATCCAGTTTGCGGCCAACATTACCTTCCACATCCTGTTCCCTACCATCAGCATTGCCATGGGCTGGGTGCTGCTGTACTTCAAGGCGCGCTTTAACCGCAGTGGCGACGAGGCGTGGATGGACGCCTACGGCTTCTGGGTAAAAATCTTTGCGCTGACCTTTGCGCTGGGCGTGGTGTCCGGCATCACCATGAGCTTCCAGTTCGGCACCAACTGGCCGGGCTTCATGCAGCACGTGGGCAATGTGGCCGGGCCGCTGCTGGCTTACGAGGTGCTGACCGCCTTCTTCCTGGAGGCCACCTTCCTGGGCATCATGCTGTTCGGCCGCGCCAAAGTGTCCAACCGCGTGCATACGCTGGCCACCTTTCTGGTGGCGTTCGGCACCACGGTGTCGGCGTTCTGGATCATCGTGCTGAATTCGTGGATGCAGACCCCCGCCGGGGTAGAGGTGATCGCCGGCAAGGTGCACGTGCAAAGCTGGCTGGCGGTGATTTTCAACCCGTCCATGCCCTACCGCCTGACCCACATGCTGCTGGCCTCCGGCCTGACGGTGGCGTTTCTGGTGGCTGGCGTGTCGGCCTACCGCTGGTTGCGCGGTGACCGCGCCGCCGCAGTGGCGCACACGCTGAAAACCGGCGTCAGCCTGGCGGCCTTGCTGATTCCGTTGCAGGTGCTGGTAGGCGACATGCACGGGCTGAACACCTTCCAGCACCAGCCGGCCAAGCTGGCCGCCATCGAAGGCGTGTGGCACACCGAACGTGGCGCGCCCTTGCTGCTGTTTGCGCTGCCGGACGAAGCTACGCAAAGCAACCGCTTCGAGGTCGGCATACCCAAACTGGCCAGCCTGATCATTACCCATCACCCCGATGGCGAGATCCGCGGCCTGAATGAATTCCCCAACGCCCACCCGCCCGTGGCCAAGGTGTTCTGGAGCTTCCGCGTGATGGTGGGGGTAGGCATGCTGATGCTGGCGGTGAGCTGGCTGGCGTGGTGGCAGCTGCGTCGCGGCCAACTGGCACCGTGGTTGCAGCGTGGCCTAGTGGCGATGACCTTCTCTGGCTGGGTAGCTACGGTGGCCGGCTGGTACGTCACCGAAATCGGCCGCCAGCCGTGGCTGGTCACCGGCATCCTGCGCACCGCCGACGCCGCATCCAGCGTGGGCAGCGGCATGATCCTGTCTACTTTGCTGATGTACCTGGCGTTGTACGCAGTGCTGCTGGCCAGCTATGTGTCGGTGGTGTTTTATCTGGCGCGCAAGGCAGCGCCTGCGGCCAACCTTGAAGGAGCACAGCCATGA
- a CDS encoding IS5 family transposase, producing MSKPLPPKYQTINWQSYNQSLKQRGQLLLWLDKGMNWLAPATGRRGRQLTFSDAAIQFCLTIKCLFGLALRQATGMVESMLRLAGLDWAVPDFSTLSRRQKDLQVRIPVQKKQGCLHLLVDSTGIKMMGEGEWKVKKHGADYRRQWRKLHLGIDAQTLEIRAMEVTDNRTGDATMLPELLSQIPAGEGLVTVTTDGAYDTRLCYAAIAERGAAAIIPPRRNGQFWKGNLRGNQARNESLRAVKYLGRALWKKWSGYHRRSLVETKMHCFKLLADRVKSRDFDRQVAELQICAAILNRFTALGTPQTVRMG from the coding sequence ATGAGCAAGCCCCTTCCTCCCAAGTACCAAACCATCAACTGGCAGTCATACAACCAGTCCCTCAAGCAACGAGGGCAGCTCCTTCTCTGGCTCGACAAAGGCATGAACTGGTTGGCACCGGCTACCGGCAGGCGGGGACGGCAGCTAACTTTTTCTGATGCTGCCATCCAGTTCTGTCTCACCATCAAATGCCTCTTTGGCCTGGCGCTACGGCAAGCCACAGGTATGGTCGAAAGTATGTTGCGCCTGGCTGGCCTTGACTGGGCCGTCCCCGACTTCAGCACGCTTTCCCGCCGCCAGAAAGACCTGCAAGTCCGCATCCCGGTACAGAAAAAGCAAGGTTGTCTGCATCTCTTGGTGGATAGCACCGGCATCAAGATGATGGGTGAAGGCGAGTGGAAGGTGAAAAAGCATGGCGCTGATTACCGCCGCCAATGGCGCAAGCTGCATCTGGGCATAGATGCGCAAACGCTGGAAATCCGGGCAATGGAAGTGACCGACAATCGCACTGGAGATGCCACGATGCTGCCAGAGCTGCTATCGCAAATTCCGGCGGGAGAGGGACTGGTAACCGTCACCACGGATGGGGCGTACGACACACGCCTATGTTACGCAGCGATTGCAGAGCGTGGGGCGGCAGCCATCATTCCCCCACGTCGAAATGGCCAATTCTGGAAAGGGAATTTACGGGGCAATCAGGCTCGCAATGAGTCGCTACGAGCGGTGAAGTATCTGGGGCGCGCGCTCTGGAAAAAGTGGAGTGGCTACCATCGCCGCAGCTTGGTCGAAACGAAGATGCACTGTTTCAAATTGCTGGCAGATCGGGTTAAGTCACGGGACTTTGACCGGCAAGTAGCGGAGCTTCAAATCTGTGCAGCGATTCTGAATCGCTTCACAGCACTGGGCACGCCGCAAACGGTCCGTATGGGATAA
- a CDS encoding ArsJ-associated glyceraldehyde-3-phosphate dehydrogenase, which translates to MTIKIGINGFGRIGRLALRAAWAWPEFEFVHINDPAGDAETHAHLLNFDSVHGRWGHEASAVDGAIVIDGKRISVSHNKAIADTDWRGCDVVIEASGKMKTVAVLQAYLEQGVKRVVVSAPVKEPGALNVVMGVNQQLFDPAVHRIVTAASCTTNCLAPVVKVIHETFGIRHGSITTIHDLTNTQSILDQPHKDLRRARASGMSLIPTSTGSATAIAEIFPELRGRLNGHAVRVPLANASLTDCVFEVERATTAEEVNVALQHAANHTLQGILGYEARPLVSIDYRTDPRSSIIDALSTMVVNGTQVKLYAWYDNEWGYANRTVELARLVGLADQG; encoded by the coding sequence ATGACCATCAAGATCGGTATCAACGGTTTTGGCCGCATCGGCCGCCTGGCACTGCGTGCCGCCTGGGCCTGGCCCGAGTTTGAATTCGTGCACATCAACGACCCGGCCGGCGACGCGGAAACCCACGCCCACTTGCTGAATTTTGATTCGGTGCACGGCCGCTGGGGCCACGAGGCCAGCGCGGTGGACGGCGCTATCGTTATTGACGGCAAGCGCATCAGCGTCAGCCACAACAAGGCGATTGCCGATACCGACTGGCGCGGTTGCGATGTAGTGATCGAAGCCAGCGGCAAGATGAAAACTGTAGCCGTGCTGCAGGCGTACCTGGAACAGGGCGTCAAGCGCGTGGTAGTGAGCGCGCCGGTAAAAGAGCCAGGCGCGCTGAACGTGGTGATGGGTGTGAACCAGCAGCTGTTCGACCCTGCCGTGCACCGCATCGTTACCGCTGCCTCGTGCACCACCAACTGCTTGGCGCCGGTGGTGAAGGTGATCCACGAAACCTTCGGTATCCGCCACGGCAGCATCACCACCATCCACGACCTGACCAACACCCAGAGCATTCTGGACCAGCCGCACAAAGACCTGCGCCGCGCCCGCGCCAGCGGCATGAGCCTGATCCCCACCAGCACCGGCTCGGCTACCGCTATTGCCGAGATCTTCCCCGAGCTGCGCGGCCGCCTCAATGGCCACGCCGTGCGCGTGCCGCTGGCCAACGCCTCGCTGACCGACTGCGTGTTCGAGGTAGAGCGCGCCACCACCGCCGAGGAGGTCAACGTCGCGCTGCAGCATGCGGCCAACCATACGCTGCAGGGCATTCTGGGCTACGAAGCGCGCCCGCTGGTATCTATCGATTACCGTACCGACCCGCGTTCGTCCATTATCGATGCGCTGTCCACCATGGTAGTGAACGGCACGCAGGTAAAGCTGTACGCCTGGTACGACAACGAATGGGGCTACGCCAACCGCACCGTGGAGCTGGCGCGGCTGGTGGGCCTGGCCGACCAGGGCTAA
- the arsB gene encoding ACR3 family arsenite efflux transporter — protein sequence MSSTCDTRPPSAAKGMSLFERYLSAWVAACIVVGLGLGQLWPQGFAALAAMEIARVNLPVGVLVWVMIIPMLLKIDFGALHQVRQHVRGIGVTLFVNWLVKPFSMALLGWLFVRQLFAPWLPADQLDSYIAGLILLAAAPCTAMVFVWSRLTGGDPYFTLSQVALNDLIMVFAFAPLVALLLGVSSIAVPWATLLTSVLLYIVLPVLLAQALRKWLLARGPAAFERAMAAIQPWSMAALLLTLVLLFAFQGQAILAQPLVIVLLAVPILIQVLFNAGLAYWLNRRLGEQHSVACPSALIGASNFFELAVAAAISLFGLHSGAALATVVGVLIEVPVMLLVVRVVNASRGWYQQA from the coding sequence ATGAGTAGCACTTGCGACACCCGGCCGCCGTCTGCGGCCAAGGGTATGAGCCTGTTCGAGCGCTACCTCAGCGCCTGGGTGGCGGCCTGCATTGTGGTGGGCCTCGGCCTGGGCCAGCTGTGGCCGCAGGGCTTTGCCGCGCTGGCGGCCATGGAAATCGCCCGCGTCAACCTGCCGGTGGGCGTGCTGGTGTGGGTGATGATCATCCCCATGTTGCTGAAGATCGACTTTGGCGCGCTGCACCAGGTGCGCCAGCACGTGCGCGGCATCGGCGTGACCCTGTTTGTGAACTGGCTGGTCAAGCCGTTTTCCATGGCGCTGCTGGGCTGGCTGTTCGTGCGCCAGCTGTTTGCGCCGTGGCTGCCAGCCGACCAGCTGGACAGCTACATCGCCGGGCTGATCCTGCTGGCGGCCGCACCGTGCACCGCCATGGTGTTTGTGTGGAGCCGGCTTACCGGGGGCGACCCGTACTTTACGCTGTCGCAAGTGGCGCTGAACGACCTGATCATGGTGTTTGCCTTTGCCCCGTTGGTGGCGCTGCTGCTGGGCGTGTCCAGCATCGCCGTGCCGTGGGCTACGCTGCTGACCTCGGTGCTGCTGTACATCGTGCTGCCGGTGCTACTGGCGCAGGCGCTGCGCAAGTGGCTGCTGGCACGCGGCCCGGCTGCGTTCGAGCGCGCCATGGCCGCCATCCAGCCGTGGTCGATGGCGGCGCTGCTGCTGACGCTGGTACTGCTGTTTGCCTTTCAGGGCCAGGCCATTCTGGCGCAGCCGCTGGTGATCGTGCTGCTGGCAGTGCCCATCCTGATCCAGGTACTGTTCAACGCTGGCCTGGCCTACTGGCTGAACCGGCGCCTGGGCGAGCAGCACAGCGTGGCCTGCCCGTCGGCACTGATTGGCGCGTCCAACTTTTTCGAGCTGGCGGTGGCCGCCGCCATCAGCCTATTTGGCCTGCACTCCGGCGCCGCACTGGCCACGGTAGTGGGGGTGCTGATCGAGGTGCCGGTGATGTTGCTGGTGGTACGCGTCGTCAACGCCAGCCGTGGCTGGTACCAGCAAGCTTAA
- a CDS encoding PLP-dependent cysteine synthase family protein has product MTSWLMQAIRKIEADFNRSSDTHLIPLVLPAAPGIQLYFKDESTHPTGSLKHRLARSLFLYALSNGWIKEGTPVIEASSGSTAVSEAYFARLLGLPFIAVMPASTSCEKIRAIEFYGGRCHLVDDPATIYDESQRLARELNGHYMDQFTYAERATDWRGNNNIADTIFRQMALEPQPEPRWIVCGAGTGGTSATFGRYVRYQQKQTQVCVVDPENSAFYASYVSGDAHCSCEGGSGVEGIGRPRVEPSFIPTVIDHMIRVPNVASYAAIHFLEEVLGRKCGGSTGTNFYGVCLLMADMLQRGEQGSIVTMICDDGSRYLNSYYNPAWLAAGGHDIQPWLHSYRRFFHDGVWQPPQ; this is encoded by the coding sequence ATGACAAGCTGGCTGATGCAGGCCATTCGCAAGATCGAGGCCGATTTCAACCGTAGCAGCGACACCCACCTGATACCACTGGTGCTGCCGGCGGCGCCCGGCATCCAGCTGTATTTCAAGGACGAGTCCACCCACCCTACCGGCAGCCTGAAGCACCGGCTGGCGCGCTCGCTGTTTCTGTACGCGTTGAGCAATGGCTGGATTAAAGAGGGCACGCCGGTGATCGAGGCGTCCAGCGGCAGCACGGCGGTGTCCGAGGCTTACTTTGCCCGCCTGCTGGGTTTGCCGTTTATTGCAGTCATGCCGGCCAGCACCTCGTGCGAGAAGATTCGCGCCATCGAGTTCTACGGCGGCCGCTGCCACCTGGTGGACGACCCGGCCACCATCTACGACGAATCGCAGCGCCTGGCGCGCGAGCTGAACGGCCACTACATGGACCAGTTCACCTACGCCGAACGCGCCACCGACTGGCGCGGCAACAACAATATTGCCGATACCATCTTCCGCCAGATGGCGCTGGAGCCGCAGCCGGAGCCACGCTGGATTGTGTGCGGCGCGGGCACCGGCGGCACCAGCGCCACCTTTGGCCGCTACGTGCGCTACCAGCAAAAGCAGACGCAAGTGTGCGTGGTGGACCCGGAAAACTCGGCGTTTTACGCCAGCTACGTCAGCGGCGACGCGCACTGTAGCTGCGAGGGTGGCTCCGGTGTGGAAGGCATTGGCCGCCCGCGGGTGGAGCCGTCGTTCATCCCCACGGTGATCGACCACATGATCCGCGTGCCCAACGTGGCCAGCTACGCCGCTATCCACTTTCTGGAAGAAGTGCTGGGCCGCAAGTGCGGCGGCTCCACCGGCACCAACTTCTACGGCGTATGCCTGCTGATGGCCGACATGCTGCAGCGTGGCGAGCAAGGCAGCATCGTCACCATGATCTGCGACGACGGCAGCCGCTACCTGAACAGCTACTACAACCCGGCGTGGCTAGCCGCTGGCGGCCACGACATCCAGCCGTGGCTGCACAGCTACCGCCGCTTCTTTCACGATGGCGTGTGGCAGCCGCCGCAGTAA
- a CDS encoding heavy metal sensor histidine kinase, producing MTYRLSLTARLTLLYALVSVLLLAGLGVLVGVMVNRHFDEQDADDLRDKIGLIQEVMRTTANLGALATRLDDVVHNHRDLYVQLQRLGYPVYTSPVPAGFYFPDTQPITNQSMQSWQHKGANYHGLCSKGQLADQQRTELTICAVIDTKRHEHFMHTVGHSLLGYIVLSALLGGLLAWWVAHNGLAPLRDMKAKAQQITGQHLDAQMPVDSVPPEMADLAHTLNAMLRRLQNDFHKLSEFSSDLAHELRTPISNLLTETQVAIAQPRSAEAYREILASNAEEFQRLARTVSDMLFLAKAEHGLVLPSRETIVIEDEVAALFEFYDALAEEKDIRLQQAGHGQLQGDRLMLRRALSNLLSNALRHAYPGSVVSIVMAEDATGWALQVRNEGDAIPEAVIPRLFDRFYRADPARVAGESDGAGLGLAITRSIVELHGGHITVDSAAGVNCFTLRFPN from the coding sequence ATGACGTACCGTCTGTCACTCACGGCCAGACTGACATTGCTGTACGCGCTGGTATCCGTTCTGTTACTGGCAGGCCTGGGCGTGCTGGTCGGCGTGATGGTGAATCGCCACTTCGATGAGCAAGATGCAGATGACCTGCGCGACAAGATTGGCCTGATTCAGGAAGTCATGCGCACCACGGCCAACCTTGGCGCTTTGGCTACCCGGCTCGATGACGTGGTACATAACCACCGCGACCTTTACGTGCAATTACAGCGCCTGGGCTACCCCGTGTACACTTCCCCCGTGCCCGCGGGATTTTACTTTCCCGATACCCAACCGATCACAAACCAGAGCATGCAGAGCTGGCAGCACAAGGGCGCCAACTACCACGGCCTGTGCAGTAAAGGACAACTGGCAGATCAGCAACGGACCGAGCTGACCATCTGCGCCGTGATTGACACCAAGAGACATGAGCACTTCATGCATACCGTCGGTCACTCCCTCTTGGGATACATCGTTCTCTCGGCTTTACTGGGCGGTTTGCTGGCTTGGTGGGTAGCACACAATGGTCTGGCCCCGCTGCGTGACATGAAAGCCAAAGCGCAGCAAATCACCGGGCAACATCTGGACGCACAAATGCCGGTTGACTCGGTACCTCCAGAAATGGCCGATCTCGCACATACCCTCAATGCCATGTTGCGCCGGCTGCAGAACGATTTTCACAAGTTGTCAGAATTTTCTTCCGATCTGGCGCATGAGCTGCGCACGCCCATCAGCAATCTGCTGACCGAAACACAGGTCGCCATCGCCCAACCACGTAGCGCGGAAGCGTACCGGGAAATACTGGCATCCAATGCAGAAGAGTTTCAGCGTCTTGCCCGCACCGTGTCTGACATGCTCTTTCTGGCCAAAGCCGAGCATGGCCTGGTTTTGCCTAGCCGCGAGACGATTGTCATCGAGGATGAAGTCGCGGCACTGTTCGAGTTTTACGACGCGCTAGCAGAAGAGAAAGACATCCGCTTGCAGCAAGCTGGTCACGGTCAGTTGCAAGGTGACCGTCTGATGCTGAGACGGGCACTCAGCAACCTACTGTCCAACGCACTGCGCCACGCCTATCCCGGTAGTGTCGTCAGCATCGTCATGGCAGAAGACGCTACCGGCTGGGCCCTCCAGGTACGCAACGAAGGGGACGCCATACCCGAAGCGGTCATCCCCCGATTGTTTGACAGGTTCTACCGCGCAGACCCTGCACGCGTCGCGGGGGAGTCCGATGGCGCAGGCTTGGGCTTGGCCATTACCCGGTCGATTGTCGAGCTGCACGGTGGGCACATTACCGTCGACTCAGCCGCGGGTGTGAATTGCTTTACCTTGCGGTTTCCTAACTGA
- a CDS encoding DUF3149 domain-containing protein: protein MSAIVITVTTVIVLTCIAIFIKKANDDK from the coding sequence ATGAGCGCTATCGTTATCACTGTCACAACAGTCATCGTGCTGACCTGTATCGCCATCTTTATCAAAAAGGCGAACGACGATAAGTAA
- a CDS encoding cytochrome d ubiquinol oxidase subunit II, with protein MNAELWLPVIFAGLMALSMLIYVVLDGYDLGVGVLLPLGNDDERDAMIASIGPFWDANETWLVLGVGLLLVAFPMAHGIILGELYLPVAIMLLGLILRGVAFDFRVKAQAQHQPAWNLAFAAGSLLASISQGVMLGRYLTGFAPGAGAWGFALLTGLGLTAAYVLLGAGWLIMKSSDRLQQRATRWAQYALAGTALAVLLVSVATPLASSRIADKWFVLPDFLLLLPLPLISVALFGLLAASLPRLAARQRAGQDALCWLPFACTVGIVLLAFWGLAYSVFPEIVIGRLDIWQAASDPEALWVILAGAAVVLPTIIAYTVFAYRVFWGKAGKLSYS; from the coding sequence ATGAATGCCGAACTGTGGTTGCCGGTGATCTTTGCCGGCCTGATGGCGCTGTCGATGCTGATTTATGTGGTGCTGGACGGCTACGACCTGGGCGTTGGCGTGCTGCTACCGCTGGGTAACGACGACGAGCGCGACGCCATGATCGCCAGCATCGGCCCGTTCTGGGATGCCAACGAAACCTGGCTGGTGCTGGGCGTGGGGCTGCTGCTGGTGGCGTTTCCGATGGCACACGGTATCATCCTGGGCGAGCTGTACCTGCCGGTGGCCATCATGCTGCTGGGGCTGATCCTGCGCGGGGTGGCGTTCGACTTCCGCGTCAAGGCGCAGGCGCAGCACCAGCCGGCGTGGAACCTGGCGTTTGCTGCCGGCTCGCTGCTGGCGTCTATTAGCCAGGGCGTGATGCTGGGCCGCTACCTGACCGGCTTTGCGCCCGGGGCGGGCGCCTGGGGCTTTGCGCTGCTGACCGGCCTGGGGCTAACTGCGGCCTACGTGCTGCTGGGTGCCGGCTGGCTGATCATGAAGAGCAGCGACCGCCTGCAGCAGCGTGCCACGCGCTGGGCGCAGTACGCGCTGGCCGGTACCGCGCTGGCAGTATTGCTGGTGTCGGTGGCTACGCCGCTGGCCAGCAGCCGCATCGCCGATAAATGGTTCGTGTTGCCGGATTTCCTGCTGCTGTTGCCGCTGCCGTTGATCAGCGTGGCGCTGTTCGGCCTCTTGGCCGCCAGCCTGCCCAGGTTGGCCGCACGCCAGCGCGCCGGGCAGGACGCGCTGTGCTGGCTGCCGTTTGCCTGCACCGTGGGTATTGTGCTGCTGGCGTTTTGGGGGCTGGCGTATAGCGTGTTTCCCGAAATCGTCATCGGCCGGCTGGACATCTGGCAGGCTGCCAGCGACCCGGAAGCGCTGTGGGTGATTCTGGCCGGTGCTGCCGTGGTGCTGCCCACCATCATCGCTTATACGGTGTTTGCCTACCGCGTGTTCTGGGGCAAGGCAGGCAAGCTCAGCTACAGCTAG